A section of the Symphalangus syndactylus isolate Jambi chromosome 19, NHGRI_mSymSyn1-v2.1_pri, whole genome shotgun sequence genome encodes:
- the RGS2 gene encoding regulator of G-protein signaling 2 — protein sequence MQSAMFLAVQHDCRPMDKSAGSGHKSEEKREKMKRTLLKDWKTRLSYFLQNSSTPGKPKTGKKSKQQAFIKPSPEEAQLWSEAFDELLASKYGLAAFRAFLKSEFCEENIEFWLACEDFKKTKSPQKLSSKARKIYTDFIEKEAPKEINIDFQTKTLIAQNIQEATSGCFTTAQKRVYSLMENNSYPRFLESEFYQDLCKKPQITTEPHAT from the exons GTGCTATGTTCTTGGCTGTTCAACACGACTGCAGACCCATGGACAAGAGCGCAGGCAGCGGCCACAAGAGCGAGGAGAAGCGGGAAAAGATGAAACGGACCCT tttaaaaGATTGGAAGACCCGTTTGAGCTACTTCTTGCAAAATTCCTCTACTCCTGGAAAGCCCAAAACCggcaaaaaaagcaaacagcaaGCTTTCATCAA GCCTTCTCCTGAGGAAGCACAGCTGTGGTCAGAAGCATTTGACGAGCTGCTAGCCAGCAAAT ATGGTCTTGCTGCATTCAGGGCTTTTTTAAAGTcggaattctgtgaagaaaatattGAATTCTGGCTGGCCTGTGAAGACTTCAAAAAAACCAAATCACCCCAAAAGCTGTCCTCAAAAGCAAGGAAAATATATACTGACTTCATAGAAAAGGAAGCTCCAAAAGAG ataAACATAGATTTTCAAACCAAAACTCTGATTGCCCAGAATATACAAGAAGCTACAAGTGGCTGCTTTACAACTGCCCAGAAAAGGGTATACAGCTTGATGGAGAACAACTCTTATCCCCGTTTCTTGGAGTCAGAATTCTACCAGGACTTGTGTAAAAAGCCACAAATCACCACAGAGCCTCATGCTACATGA